A section of the Pseudomonas sp. Q1-7 genome encodes:
- a CDS encoding DUF6279 family lipoprotein has translation MSRRLAPLRPLLIMSAFLLLAACSRLDLAYRNLDLIIPWWIDDYVSLDASQRNWLEPRLQKHLAWHCSTQLPEYVAWLEQSLELSRRRQLSPADLRGQFGQVRGAIRRIAVEITPTVQDLAESLTPRQMGELYVALDERDAELREEHVEPPLKQQIEERAQRMRERVEDWFGPLRSSQRARIDAWARGQGDYNRIWAENREAWQQELRRTLYGRHTADFPRRVTALLQQPEDFWTPAYRQAYRASEAALAELLADLFNSADATQRNALRARIREMVADLKGLACYPG, from the coding sequence ATGTCCAGACGCCTCGCCCCGCTTCGCCCACTGCTGATCATGAGCGCCTTCCTGCTGCTGGCGGCGTGCAGCCGGCTCGACCTGGCGTACCGCAACCTCGACCTGATCATCCCCTGGTGGATCGACGACTACGTCAGCCTCGACGCCAGCCAGCGCAACTGGCTCGAACCGCGCCTGCAGAAGCACCTCGCCTGGCATTGCAGCACCCAGTTACCGGAATACGTCGCCTGGCTGGAACAATCGCTCGAACTCAGCCGGCGCCGCCAGCTGAGCCCCGCCGACCTGCGTGGCCAATTCGGCCAGGTGCGCGGTGCCATCCGGCGCATCGCCGTGGAAATCACCCCGACCGTGCAAGACCTGGCGGAAAGCCTCACGCCCCGGCAGATGGGTGAGCTCTATGTGGCCCTGGACGAGCGCGACGCCGAACTGCGCGAGGAGCACGTAGAACCGCCGCTGAAGCAACAGATCGAGGAACGGGCGCAACGCATGCGCGAGCGGGTGGAGGACTGGTTCGGGCCGCTGCGATCGAGCCAGCGGGCACGCATCGACGCCTGGGCTCGTGGCCAGGGCGACTACAACCGGATCTGGGCGGAGAACCGCGAGGCCTGGCAGCAGGAACTGCGCCGAACCCTCTACGGCCGTCATACGGCGGACTTCCCGCGGCGCGTCACCGCCCTGTTGCAGCAACCTGAAGACTTCTGGACGCCCGCTTATCGCCAGGCCTACCGCGCGTCGGAAGCGGCCTTGGCCGAACTGCTGGCCGACCTGTTCAACAGCGCCGACGCGACCCAGCGCAACGCGCTGCGGGCGCGCATCCGCGAGATGGTGGCCGACCTGAAAGGGCTGGCGTGCTATCCGGGCTGA